The DNA window GCCCTCTCTCAGAAGGAGCTGGAGATCTCAGCAGATACCCCTCCCTTCAAAGCgctttccccaccccctccaattccccctcctggagactcccccagccctgcaccaCTTCTAGCAGGTCACTCATTACCTACCCTGCCGTGGCCCGTTCCCTGGGTGGCCAGGCACACACTGTGCCTAGCTCACGGAGGTGCTGGGTACGtggtttttaaatgtaattaaaaagccgctcagcatcttttcatcttcctaaaGAATTCCATGTGCAGAGGAGGTAATAAAGAGGAttagaggagggacttccctggtggcacagtggttaagaatccgcctgccaatgcaggggacacaggttcgagccctggtctgggaagatcccacatgccacggagcaactaagcccgtgcaccacaactactgaagcctgagctctagagtctgcgagccacaactgctgagcccacgaaccacagctactgaagcccacgcacctagagcctgtgctccacagcgagagaagccaccgcaatgagaagcacacgcaccgcaatgaagagcagcccccgctcgccacaactagagaaaccccacgcgcagcaatgaagatccaacgtagccaaaaataaataaataaatttatgttttaaaaaagaggatTAGAGTAAGACTTCTTGCTGCTGCCCCAGAAGCCAGAAATCAATACTTGTGTCCGCTCTACCTGTCAGACTTACTCTGAAGAGCCTGGGAGACAGGGACTCAGACAGGGAGAAATGACTGCCACAACCCCCAGGTGTGGAAAGGAGGGGAGGCCCAAGGCCTAGCTCTGAAAAGATGGGGGGCTGAGAGGGTGCAGAGACCAAGAGGGGCATCTGAGAGCCTTTGTCAGAAGTTGATACTTGATTTGAGACCAAAGAAACAACTCTGAGGTCCTGTCTCAGACATCAGAGAAGGCGCCCCAGTAAGCAGACACAGGATGGGCCCAACAGAGCCGGTGGAACGTCCTGGCAAGGCGGCCACGTGCAGTGGGACCACACAGGGAACCTCAtccttccaccaccacccccgacCTTGGGCTTCTGTGGAGTTGCTCAGCGCAGTGTGGGCGGGAAGGTTAAAATGCAGGCCTGCTGGAGGCCTGAGAACGCCCAGACTTGGTGCACACGGGGGATTAGGTTTGCAGCAAACTGGTGAGCTGGCGACAATGACCCTGTCCCTTCCAGAGTACCTGAAGGAGCCGCTGGAGCAGTACGTGAAGCAGCTGCAGGTGGTGAAGGTGGTGCGGCAGGAGGAACGGAAGGGGCTGATCACCGCCCGGCTGCTGGGAGCCAGCGTGGCCCAGGCAGAGGTGCTCACCTTCCTGGATGCCCACTGTGAGTAGAAGAGGGCCGGCCTGGCTctgtcccccttccctccctggcaGAATGAAGAGCTGGGACCATGGCCTCAGCAGAGCACCTTCAGCTCTGCTGTCCCAGGATCGAAGCAGGCTTGGGACTCCCCTAGCTTCTTCACCCCTTTCTCACCCCAGTGCCAAGGATGGTTATCAGGAGGTACACACAGCCCAAAAACAGCTGGTAACCCCACAGTTGCTGGGAGTGTGTTCTGGAGCCCCAGACgttcctctctccccccaccatcCGAACCTCATTCTGAGCTCAGCCCCCCGGAGAGGCCTCCTGTTCCCACTGGGCACTGGTTGGCGTGGCACTTTCCTGCAGGGCCACATGGGGCCAGGGAGGCCTGCTCCTTgccccaaaacaaaacacttcccCACCATTGTCAGGGAAAGAAATGTTCCCTAAAAGCAGTGATACAAATTCTGAGAAGCTATAGCCTTGGAGTCAGAAGCCCTAGATTTGcgtcctggccctgccactaaccaggcctcagttttctcttctgttaagTGGGATGAGGATGCCAACCTTACTCACCGACAAAATGAAGGCTAAATCAAGTCATAGATGCAGTTCATCGAAAATCCCAAAGGGGTGATTATTCTACAGCTGGAGCTGAAGCGTGAGGTGCAGAGATCCCTGGGAGAGGGGACACCCCCCTGTGAAACCCACACTTGGGTGGGGAGGGCCAACTGAGTGGATAGGCTACAGACCCTGAAGACACCCCTCCAGGGCCTTCCCTGTGCCTTTGGGTCCACCATGTTACTCCCCTGAGACCTCCATTCTCCCCTCCAAAGCCACCTCCACCTCTTTTGGGGGGAGAGGGCAGGTGTAGGAGGGTCTGGGAGATCTCTGTCCACTCTCTGTGGCCGTGGAGCTTGCACGTGTTTCCCTGTCTACAGCTAGGGAGTGAGCGCTTGTCGTCCTGGGGCTCCCCGCTGGTGGGGGGCACGGGCTCAGCTGTGGGCAGGACCCTGACTGATGTCTCCTGGTGCCGACCTGCAGGTGAGTGCTTCCATGGCTGGCTGGAGCCCCTCCTGGCTCGCATCGCCGAGGACGAGACGGTGGTGGTGAGCCCAAACATTGTCACTATCGACCTGAACACTTTTGAGTTCTCCAAGCCCATCCAGAGGGGCCGAGTCCAGAGTCGTGGCAACTTTGACTGGAGCTTGACTTTCGGCTGGGAGACCATACCTTTACATGAGAAGCAGAGGCGCAAGGATGAGACCTACCCCATCAAGTAAGTACTGTAGCCTGGTGGGCCCACATCCTGGTCTCCATGGTCCCAGGGACCTGGGCCATCTCAGGTCAGCATTTATGAGGTGCTCTATGAAGCACTTGACATATTTCGTCGTCATCCCCTATGCGGTAGGTACCGTGATTAGCCTGGTTTGCAGGTGAGAACACAGAGGCTCCTGGTGATGAACAGCTGGCCTCAGACTATACACTAGAAAGCGGTGGAACAAGGACGCCTATCCCGCCAATCTGGCCCCAAGCCCGTGTCCCGATCATGGCTCTGTCCTACCTCTCACCATAGCAGCTGGCTCTCACTCAccaccttctgtgtgccaggccctgggctaagGGCTTTCCACACCTTATCCCATTTATTCCTCCATACATGTAGAAGGGTGTGACTGCTGCTTTCAGAGAGATGGAGGGTAGAGGCCATTGTAAAATAGCCATTATAATAAGAGGGGGTGGTGTGTGCACCCAGGTCACCGTCTTTGAAAAGACTGAGAAcatattaaaggaaaatagaCAGATGTCCTGCCGTTTACAGTGTGTTGCAGTTGCCCTGAACTTTTTCGGGCAAAGGGCTAGATAGCAGATATTTTAGGTTTTGCCAGCTACAAAAAATAAccctttcaaaatgtaaaaaccattctttgcCAGAACCTTAGAAAGCCAGGCCAACTTTGGCCCACAGGCCACAGTCTGCCAACCCCTGAGCTAGAGGGCAGGTGCTTGAAAGTGTATCCATTGTTTGATGCCCAGCTGGGTTTGCCTTCCCCTCACgcacccaccctgcccctccctctccagatTGCCTGTTGGTGTTGTTAGAGACCACAGACGTCTCAGCTAAACCGAGCTGGGGAGTGACTTTTAGAGTAGCCTCTGCTTCCGGATTATCTGTGCCATTGCTTTCCTATACTGGTCAGGAAACTGAAGGgtcaacaaaatatatataccagGGATGGAGGGAAGCAGAGTTTGGGGATACGGTGAGCAGAGATAAAAGGGAAGGcttacaactactgagcctgcgcgtctggagcctgcgctccacaacgagaggccgcgacagtgagaagcccgcgcaccgcgatgaagagtgggccctgctcgctgcaactagcgaaagccctcgcatagaaacgaagacccaacacagccaaaaataaataaataaataaatgttttaaaaaaaaaaaaaaaaaaagggaaggcttTCTACCCATGCACATGCCCAAATCCTAAGAAATGCTGCCCAGAGCCTCAGCAGGGAGGGCTCGGGTGGGCCACGGGAAGGAATCCCATGGTCCTGAACACAGCCAGCCGCTCTGTGTCCTTTAGAAGgggcagaggggaaaggagaaggcaggagagagaaaagaaattagaactcCCTATAGACCCTTTGCTTGATTCATAGATGTCTTTTGTTTGAGATGTACATCAACAAAACCCCCTTCCCCCAAGCTGGGGGCCAGGCACACAGTGGCACAGTCAGGGACGGGGCACCTGGCCCCCACCCATCACTGACGTCCCCCGCTCTGATGTCCGAGGACCATACAACTGGAAGACAAAGCTCCAGTGTTTGAGGAATTAATTTGCTCCCTGGTCCAAATGCCCTGGTGGTGTACAGGGCTTGCCTGAGGTACTTGCATAGTACCCATCAGGAGGCCTGCAGGCAgcaccctcccttcctccattccCAAAGTCAACGGGAGGCCAGGAGGAGAGGTGAGGGCCCAGGGGACCCTAAGAAGCAGGCCAGGAAATGCAGAGTGTTTCCAGAGGTTGCCTGTTGGTTGTGGGTCTGCAGCGAAGTTCCCCGTGTAGGATTTATCCTCAGAGATAATTTGTCAGTGGCTTCTTGGTCAGAGGGACCTCTCAAAGCCAAGAGACAGGCCCAGGTCGGGGAAACCCTGAAGAAGTAGCAggttagggacttccccggtggcgcagtggttaagaatccacctgccaatgcaggggacacgggttcaatccctggtccaggaagatcccacatgccgcggagcaactaagcctgtgcgccacaactactgagcctgcgctctagagcccgcgagccacaactactgagcccatgtgccacaactgctgaagcccgtgcacctagagcccgtgctccaaatcaaaagaagccaccgcaatgagaagccccacgcactgccacaaagagtagcccccgctcgtcacaactagagaaagcccgcacacagcaacgaagacccaatgcagccaaaaacaaataaataaataaaattattttttaaaaaaggaagcagCAGGTTAGTTCCAGAATGCTCACCTAGGATCCCAGGACTCTCTGAGGCTTTCCTGGCCTTACTTGGGCTGGCTTAGAACccctgggagaggccacaaccagtGACAGAAAGCTTGCCTGAGCTTGAGGGTTTCCCAACCGAAATTCCTTCCAGAAAGTGGCTGCAGGAGCCAACTTCAGGGTGACAACAACAGCCATAGGGTAACGCCAAGGTCCTGGGTAATAGCCTTGACCAGTCAGTCCAGTGCACACTGATTGAGCCCCTGCTGTGTGTGAAGCACCTTGACCGGTTCCGGGCTGACAGAGAAGGTTTCTGCATGGTTGTACCACATGGAACCACCCATTGAGGCAGCAAAGCCCCATCCAAGCCAGCCTGGCATGGCACAGAGGCCAACAGCCAACGATCTCTGTGCGCTCCTGCCCTGTCTGCCACCCCCGCCTTCAGCCCTTAGCCCAGCCCCTCTCATGAGCAACGTGGTATCTAAGTTCTAGATGTTTTTGTCAATTAATCTAAACATGGGTCTGTGCCTCCCTGCCTTTGTCTGAAAGCCAGAATCTTCTTGTAGCCCCCAAATGCTCCCTGCAGTTCAAGTAGAGCTTAATTTCACCTCACTTCCTACTCTGTTTCTGGGAGCACCGATGTCCAAAAACAATTTCACATAGCTTCTGATAACCGAGTATCTACTGTGCTTTAGGAACTTTGCTGCCAAAAAGCAAACGATCGTGGCTTTTCCCTCAGCTACTACACTGAGCTCTCAAGAGGACAAGATCTGTCTCTCTTTACTCTGTACGGCTAACACGTAGCACAGGCCCTGGAAGCCCGTGTGTGACACATccttggttgaatgaatgagtgaatgaatgcctTTTAGAAGAGAGTAATGATAATTACATCTCTCCTCAACCTGATCTTAGAAGGTGAAGAGAACATAATAaaagctcaataaacatttgctaagtGCATAAGCTAGTGGAAGAGGGGCTGCATATCCCaggtgagaggagaggaggagggagggagtttaGGAGGCGTCATCGGTGAGTTCACAGCTTTCCACGCCAGGTTCTGGCCCCTCTTCCCCCCAGAAGATGCACatgcttctccctctgtctctccagaTCCCCGACGTTTGCTGGTGGCCTCTTCTCCATCTCCAAGTCCTACTTTGAGCACATCGGTACCTATGATAATCAGATGGAGATCTGGGGAGGGGAGAACGTGGAAATGTCCTTCCGGGTGAGAGTGAAGAGGGCTTCGCGGGGGAACCACAACGTCCCAGGGGACGGCCTGAGAACCTGTCTCTTAGGCAGTGCCAGGGATATCAGTTCTTCAGCTGAACTTGGAAGGGTGGCTGTTTCCCGTCATGGCTCCaccttccctctgccccctccctgtcCACGGCAGCAGGGGCTTGGGAGTCGGATTGGACAACTTGAGAACAAATTACTGGGCAGAACTCCTCAGAGGGAAGGGGTAATAGAGGTAATAGGAACCAGACATCTGGGGACTGGTGACATCTTTCATGATGTCTGTTGGAAAAGGGTTAGGGTGAAGGTGGAACAGGTCAGTAAGCAGTCACTATCCTTTTTCTGGAAAAATCAGGCTCTGCTTTCCAGGTCAGAGACCTCATGCCTTGGTAGCCTTAGGagtttccctccctctctgttcAGCAAGCCCTTCATAACCGTAGGAGAAGATGATGGCCAAATTCTGGTGGGCCCCAGAACTGAGGGATTTCAGGAATAAGGAAAATCAGGATTAGGTTGGAAGAAGGGCTTGCCTCTCCATGAAATCTACACAGATCCCCATCCAGTGGAGAGTAATTAACAAGCGAATGAGCTTGTTTATGAAGTCACCTctcacagtgcttggcacatacaAGCACATCATTGATACCTGCTGTTACTATGGCTATGATTATGTGTTTCTGTTGCTGCTACACTAAAATGAATCACCACATACCTCCCAATCTAAAAacctgaaaaaaggagaagacacaggTGGAAGGGATGTCGTAATCCAGCGCTCTGACAGAGGAGGGTCACCAGCTCAGTCACCATAACTCCCATGGTTCTGATCCTAGGCTCGTCCGTGAGCCTCTGACCTCTGTTCAGTCTCTCTGCAAGGAAGCTAGTGTGATAAAGGTCCAGGTGATCACAGCTGTTAATTAATGAATTGATGCTTCGATTAAGTCACAAGTTGATCTCGATTTGGAGGAGCTTGAGTTTCCAGTAACACCTGCATGAGCTGATAAAATCACATTTCCAGGTCAAAAAGccagggggggcttccctggtggcacagtggttgagagtccgcctgccgatgcaggggacgcgggttcgtgccccggtccgggaagatcccacgtgctgcggagcggctgggcccgtgagccatggccgctgagcctgcgcgtccggagcctgtgctccgcaacaggagaggcccgcgtactgcaaaaaaaaaaaaaaaaaaaaaagccaggtggCCAGAGCTCACAGTAGTAGATGTACATAAAATTCGCCAACTGGCTTTTCTCCAAAGTGGGCCCTGGTAACCCTCAGGACCCTGCAAATTCCTGTTTGCTTTAATCAGAGTGAACCAACATCAGAGAGCCAGAGATTGTGTAGTTATGGCCTGGGAAGAAGCCTGgtcagtgtcttttttttccagCGAGAGGGCGCAGTGCAGCATTTCCCTGAGTCCGTGGACCTGGGGTCTGGCACCCTGGGAATGGAACAGAGCTGCTTGCCGGAGGAGgttttcccacccaccccctgaaAACCCCATCCCATATCCTCTTACGGCAGGTGTGGCAGTGCGGGGGCCAACTGGAGATCATCCCCTGCTCTGTGGTCGGCCACGTGTTCCGTACCAAGAGCCCTCACACCTTCCCCAAGGGCATCAGTGTCATTGCTCGTAACCAAGTGCGCCTGGCTGAGGTCTGGATGGATAGCTACAAGGAGATCTTCTACAGGAGGAATCTGCAGGCAGCAAAGATGGCCCGAGAGGTGAGGGGGAGGGTGCTCAGGAGGTGTTTAGATGAATAGAAGGGCAGAATCCCAGCCCCTGGTCAAGAGCTTAATTACGACAGAGACCCACCCATCTCCACCACCTGGTGCCTTTACGCCTCAGACCTTGGGAGCTAGAGCCCGGGTTCTACTTTGGAGGCTAGAGCATGAGGAGAGGAGGCTTTGTTGTCCCTGCCTGGAGAGCCCCAGTATCTTttaggaggggagggagaaaagatttgGAGGAAGAACCTCTTACGGGAAGAATGGCTTTACTCTGAGAAACTAGGAATTGAGGACTGGGAGAAAAGTGGGAGTTCACaggagatgggggtggtggtATGGGTGTGGGTCCCAAAGCCGAGGCAGGGGCGTTGGGATCAGATGTGGGGCCCAACTGGTCCTGAGCAGGAATGAACAGGAGACCCACTCTGGGAGAAAGTAGCCCCAGAAACTCTGGGCTGCTTCCACCCAGACAAGAAGGTCAAGGCTGATGGAACTGACCCTGAGGGGGCTGGCTCGGTTGACAGAAATCCTTCGGGGACATTTCGGAGCGACTGCAGCTGAGGGAACGACTGAACTGTCGCAACTTTTCTTGGTTCCTGCACAACATCTACCCAGAGATGTTTGTTCCTGACCTGAAGCCCACCTTCTATGGAGCTGTGAGTCTTGAGAACCAATGTGCCCGCCCATCATCACAGAACCCCCGGGAGAAAAGTTCAGGACCACTTACCCCGCAGCTGGATGACAAACAACTGATTTTTACTCTCCACGCTCCCTTATCCGGGAGGAGGACCGAGAGGCCACCCTAGAGCTAGCTAAAAACCTTAGAAGGAGGAAACAACCCCTAAGCAGCGGTTCTCAAATACTCACAGGCCTCAGAATCACCAGGAAGGTCTGTTAAGACGCAGGCTGTTAATTCAGGAGGACTGGGTTGGGGCCTGAAAATTTGCGTTTCTAACAAGCCTTCAGGTGATGCTGACGGTCTggggatcacactttgagaaccactgctcttaAGGACATTCCCATATGCCGAGGGCTTCTCCCAGGGACCTGGCAGGTTGCCCACCCTGACCTTGCCCAACCCCTGGGCTCTGCACCTCACTTTACTATTCACTTCAGGCGTCTGCCTTAATGAGCCGAGGAGGAAAGTCACAGAGGAAAAATCCAGCCGTGCGCATTTATTCCAGGTGGATCCCACACCACTCACCGAAAAATTCCTAACTGTGCTCCCCTGGTTCCCCTCTCTGCTCCACGTTCTGTAGCTCAAGAACCTCGGCATGGATCACTGCCTCGATGTGGGAGAGAATAACAATGGAGGAAAGCCCCTCATCATGTACACCTGCCATGGCCTTGGCGGCAACCAGGTACAGAGCCCAGCCCGAGGCGAGCCTGTCTCTGGGGCATCTTCTCTCTTCACAGGCCCCCTTCCTCCGCTCATAATCGTCCTTTCCTGAGGACTAGGGTAGGGGAGATCCAGAGAGGGGGGGAGATACCAGCCCTGCCCCCAGTCTGAGGGGGAATGCATGATACCGACAGACAAGGTCTTAAGTGTGGACCAGGGGCATCCAGAGAGGAGTGGGCAGCAGTGCTGGCTGCtagagaggggctgggggggggaggattggtttttggtttgtttttttttttcccacactcCCCACCCCGGCAGGGAAGGATTGTTCATCagaggaggcttcctggaggatgcCAGCTGCTGAGTGATGTTTTAGGGTGACTGTGGAAAATTTTTGAGCCCCTCGGCTACACTCAACTTCTATCTTCAATGCCTTCCCTACCCAGAAGGTACCACTATGATCCTAGCACCCATCAGTGACCCCAAAACAACCACCTACTGACATCTCACAGCTACCTGGCATCCTGGGAATTTCCCCCATGCCCTACAATGCCCAGCTCTTCCCTGAGGAATAACTAATAACCTCCCTGGACCCAGCCCCTCAATCTACCCTGAATGCCCAGCATTTGGTAAGTAAGAGGCACTTGAAAcagagctgagggcttccctggtggcacagtggttgggagtctgcctgccgatgcaggggacacgggttcgtgccccggtctgggaagatcccacatgccgcggagcggctgggcccatgagccatggtcgctgagcctgcgcgtccggagcctgtgctccgcagtgggagaggccgcggcagtgggaggcccgcataccacaaaaaaaaaaataaacaaaaaacagctgAAACAAGGAAAGGAGTGGCATGGGCCACTGAACAGGATGCCAACAGGATGTTCAAATGAAGACAAAGTCACTGGAGCGATTTCCTGTACCGCTGGCCCCGTGGTGATTTTAGGTGGCACACTGATGAACATTTTATCGATAGTAATCTATTAGCAAAAAAGAACTAGCACGTGATTTCACCAATAATGCTTTAAAtgaggctaattttttttttttacctttttttttttggtcacggcttacagcatgtgggatcttagttccccgaccagggatagaacccgtgccccctgcagtgggagcgtggagtcctgaccactggaccgccagggaagtccctaagttacgtttttaactaaagaaaaaacatttagtaACTATTATCTGTCATTCCAGTATCACCCAGATGCGGTGGCACATGAATTACTAAAGTCTTAGCACCTACTCACTTTCCTCCCCAGGAGGCCATCTGTGGTTGGCATCTCAAGGCAGTTGGCTTTGGAAGGTGGTGGGCAAACTCTCTGCCTGCCCCTTAGGACCTCCTCTTATCTTGTGTTCTAGTACTTTGAATACACAACCCAGAGGGACCTTCgccacaacattgcaaagcagcTGTGTCTCTATGCCGGTGCTGACACTCTGGGCCTTAGGGGCTGCCACTTCACTGGCAAGAACAGCCAGGTGCCCGAGGGTGAGGAATGGAAATTCACCCAGGTGAGTCAGCGGCCCAGAAAGCTCAGAATCAAGAGCCTGAGACCACAactgc is part of the Phocoena sinus isolate mPhoSin1 chromosome 10, mPhoSin1.pri, whole genome shotgun sequence genome and encodes:
- the GALNT6 gene encoding polypeptide N-acetylgalactosaminyltransferase 6; translated protein: MRLLRRRYMAVRLAMVGSAFVLFLFILQRDVSGREQATEKPWLKSLVSQKDHVLDLMLGAMHNLRDSMPKFQIRAPEPQQTLASTNRTCLPEFYAPAELKPFWERPPQDPNGPGADGKAFQKKQWTPQETQEKKEGYKKHCFNAFASDRISLQRALGPDTRPPECVNQKFRRCPPLPATSVIIVFHNEAWSTLLRTVYSVLHTTPAVLLKEIILVDDASTEEYLKEPLEQYVKQLQVVKVVRQEERKGLITARLLGASVAQAEVLTFLDAHCECFHGWLEPLLARIAEDETVVVSPNIVTIDLNTFEFSKPIQRGRVQSRGNFDWSLTFGWETIPLHEKQRRKDETYPIKSPTFAGGLFSISKSYFEHIGTYDNQMEIWGGENVEMSFRVWQCGGQLEIIPCSVVGHVFRTKSPHTFPKGISVIARNQVRLAEVWMDSYKEIFYRRNLQAAKMAREKSFGDISERLQLRERLNCRNFSWFLHNIYPEMFVPDLKPTFYGALKNLGMDHCLDVGENNNGGKPLIMYTCHGLGGNQYFEYTTQRDLRHNIAKQLCLYAGADTLGLRGCHFTGKNSQVPEGEEWKFTQDQLIRNSGSGTCLTSKDKKPAMATCNPSDPYQHWLFI